A part of Gadus morhua chromosome 17, gadMor3.0, whole genome shotgun sequence genomic DNA contains:
- the LOC115529684 gene encoding CD48 antigen isoform X3, which yields MWLPLLFFQLLRVVGSNQQVLGFLGGSVTLSPALDVTQRNISSIKWLILSNDTWIATYQGGKTKTNHFWQYRGRLHLDISSGDLTIKNLIRKDAMKYVLEVGFQGDEENSRKFVLRVEQRLAQPLVTKHHGWSEDGSCILRLQCFSPDPSVNFTWSTTPPATNRTLAKWLHPHSAFLLATMGEDDKVGFTCNTTTALESASHTLDVVCGREHTPTFFHGVLLGSCLGILLAMITYILRVKGGRSNKRTSVETEENRTL from the exons ATGTGGCTTCCACTTCTCTTTTTCCAACTGCTCCGAG TGGTGGGATCGAACCAGCAGGTCCTCGGCTTCCTTGGAGGAAGCGTGACCCTGTCCCCTGCCCTAGATGTGACCCAGCGGAACATTTCCTCCATCAAATGGCTCATCCTGTCCAACGACACATGGATCGCGACCTACCAAGGAGGGAAAACCAAGACCAACCATTTCTGGCAGTACAGGGGAAGGCTCCACCTCGACATTTcatcag GTGACCTGACGATCAAAAATCTGATCAGAAAGGATGCCATGAAATACGTTTTGGAAGTGGGTTTCCAAGGAGATGAAGAAAACAGCCGCAAGTTCGTCCTCAGAGTTGAAC AACGCCTCGCGCAGCCCCTGGTCACCAAGCACCACGGCTGGTCGGAGGACGGCAGCTGCATCCTGAGGCTCCAGTGCTTCTCGCCGGACCCTTCCGTGAACTTCACCTGGAGCACCACGCCTCCCGCCACCAACCGGACCCTGGCCAAGTGGCTCCACCCACACTCCGCCTTCCTCCTGGCCACCATGGGAGAGGACGACAAGGTCGGCTTCACCTGCAACACCACCACAGCGCTGGAGTCTGCCAGCCACACTCTTGACGTCGTGTGTGGTCGAG AACACACTCCAACTTTTTTTCATGGTGTTCTCCTCGGGAGCTGCCTTGGTATTCTGCTTGCGATGATAACTTATATCCTCAGAG tTAAAGGAGGCCGGTCAAACA
- the LOC115529684 gene encoding CD48 antigen isoform X7, whose amino-acid sequence MWLPLLFFQLLRVVGSNQQVLGFLGGSVTLSPALDVTQRNISSIKWLILSNDTWIATYQGGKTKTNHFWQYRGRLHLDISSGDLTIKNLIRKDAMKYVLEVGFQGDEENSRKFVLRVEQRLAQPLVTKHHGWSEDGSCILRLQCFSPDPSVNFTWSTTPPATNRTLAKWLHPHSAFLLATMGEDDKVGFTCNTTTALESASHTLDVVCGRVKGGRSNKR is encoded by the exons ATGTGGCTTCCACTTCTCTTTTTCCAACTGCTCCGAG TGGTGGGATCGAACCAGCAGGTCCTCGGCTTCCTTGGAGGAAGCGTGACCCTGTCCCCTGCCCTAGATGTGACCCAGCGGAACATTTCCTCCATCAAATGGCTCATCCTGTCCAACGACACATGGATCGCGACCTACCAAGGAGGGAAAACCAAGACCAACCATTTCTGGCAGTACAGGGGAAGGCTCCACCTCGACATTTcatcag GTGACCTGACGATCAAAAATCTGATCAGAAAGGATGCCATGAAATACGTTTTGGAAGTGGGTTTCCAAGGAGATGAAGAAAACAGCCGCAAGTTCGTCCTCAGAGTTGAAC AACGCCTCGCGCAGCCCCTGGTCACCAAGCACCACGGCTGGTCGGAGGACGGCAGCTGCATCCTGAGGCTCCAGTGCTTCTCGCCGGACCCTTCCGTGAACTTCACCTGGAGCACCACGCCTCCCGCCACCAACCGGACCCTGGCCAAGTGGCTCCACCCACACTCCGCCTTCCTCCTGGCCACCATGGGAGAGGACGACAAGGTCGGCTTCACCTGCAACACCACCACAGCGCTGGAGTCTGCCAGCCACACTCTTGACGTCGTGTGTGGTCGAG tTAAAGGAGGCCGGTCAAACA
- the LOC115529684 gene encoding CD48 antigen isoform X1, whose amino-acid sequence MWLPLLFFQLLRVVGSNQQVLGFLGGSVTLSPALDVTQRNISSIKWLILSNDTWIATYQGGKTKTNHFWQYRGRLHLDISSGDLTIKNLIRKDAMKYVLEVGFQGDEENSRKFVLRVEQRLAQPLVTKHHGWSEDGSCILRLQCFSPDPSVNFTWSTTPPATNRTLAKWLHPHSAFLLATMGEDDKVGFTCNTTTALESASHTLDVVCGRGENVMDSQTCLSLSLSLSLFLFLFLSRSESIQRTHSNFFSWCSPRELPWYSACDDNLYPQRKN is encoded by the exons ATGTGGCTTCCACTTCTCTTTTTCCAACTGCTCCGAG TGGTGGGATCGAACCAGCAGGTCCTCGGCTTCCTTGGAGGAAGCGTGACCCTGTCCCCTGCCCTAGATGTGACCCAGCGGAACATTTCCTCCATCAAATGGCTCATCCTGTCCAACGACACATGGATCGCGACCTACCAAGGAGGGAAAACCAAGACCAACCATTTCTGGCAGTACAGGGGAAGGCTCCACCTCGACATTTcatcag GTGACCTGACGATCAAAAATCTGATCAGAAAGGATGCCATGAAATACGTTTTGGAAGTGGGTTTCCAAGGAGATGAAGAAAACAGCCGCAAGTTCGTCCTCAGAGTTGAAC AACGCCTCGCGCAGCCCCTGGTCACCAAGCACCACGGCTGGTCGGAGGACGGCAGCTGCATCCTGAGGCTCCAGTGCTTCTCGCCGGACCCTTCCGTGAACTTCACCTGGAGCACCACGCCTCCCGCCACCAACCGGACCCTGGCCAAGTGGCTCCACCCACACTCCGCCTTCCTCCTGGCCACCATGGGAGAGGACGACAAGGTCGGCTTCACCTGCAACACCACCACAGCGCTGGAGTCTGCCAGCCACACTCTTGACGTCGTGTGTGGTCGAG GTGAAAACGTTATGGACTCTcaaacctgtctctctctctctctctctctctctctctttctttttctctttctctctcgttctgaaTCAATCCAAAGAACACACTCCAACTTTTTTTCATGGTGTTCTCCTCGGGAGCTGCCTTGGTATTCTGCTTGCGATGATAACTTATATCCTCAGAG AAAGAATTGA
- the LOC115530030 gene encoding uncharacterized protein LOC115530030 isoform X1 has product MEIRWGPVLPRPLCHPEGDQQQLTSGGRGGRGGRGSRYTVRGRRREELEEAAAGPSHIADQPSSESETEDTAPAPAPAPAPVPAAGPSRVPVPEAGPAPRPQSGTKRKRARVPEGNTNIQTAILQALQRQNAVPTPTPLSGIEHFLMGLVPSLERMPPEVLEYVQFQIRKVIFDNTNFTLNLEPV; this is encoded by the exons ATGGAAATTCGCTGGGGTCCTGTCCTTCCTCGACCCCTTTGTCACCCCGAGGGAGACCAGCAGCAACTTACCTCGGGGggcagaggaggtagaggaggacggGGCTCCAGATACACTGTCAGGggcaggagaagagaggagcttGAGGAGGCAGCAGCAGGGCCATCGCACATAGCAG ACCAGCCCAGCAgtgagtcagagacagaggacactgctcctgctcctgctcctgctcctgccccTGTCCCTGCCGCTGGCCCTTCCCGTGTACCTGTCCCTGAGGCTGGCCCTGCCCCAAGACCACAGAGCG ggacgaagaggaagagagccAGGGTACCGGAGGGGAACACAAATATCCAGACAGCCatcctccaggccctgcagaggCAAAACGCTGTGCCTACCCCTACCCCGCTCTCTGGGATTGAGCACTTTTTAATGGGCCTAGTTCCTTCCCTGGAGAGAATGCCACCTGAAGTACTGGAGTACGTTCAATTCCAAATTCGAAAGGTCATATTTGACAATACTAATTTCACACTTAATTTGGAACCTGTTTAA
- the LOC115530030 gene encoding uncharacterized protein LOC115530030 isoform X2 has translation MEDQNLIVAVCSRPVLYNTRMVSYRDRNKKERAWVDVAEDTGCPDQPSSESETEDTAPAPAPAPAPVPAAGPSRVPVPEAGPAPRPQSGTKRKRARVPEGNTNIQTAILQALQRQNAVPTPTPLSGIEHFLMGLVPSLERMPPEVLEYVQFQIRKVIFDNTNFTLNLEPV, from the exons ATGGAGGACCAAAACCTCATCGTCGCTGTGTGCAGCCGTCCTGTCCTTTACAACACCAGGATGGTGTCGTACCGGGACAGGAACAAGAAAGAGAGGGCGTGGGTCGACGTGGCCGAGGATACTGGCTGTCCTG ACCAGCCCAGCAgtgagtcagagacagaggacactgctcctgctcctgctcctgctcctgccccTGTCCCTGCCGCTGGCCCTTCCCGTGTACCTGTCCCTGAGGCTGGCCCTGCCCCAAGACCACAGAGCG ggacgaagaggaagagagccAGGGTACCGGAGGGGAACACAAATATCCAGACAGCCatcctccaggccctgcagaggCAAAACGCTGTGCCTACCCCTACCCCGCTCTCTGGGATTGAGCACTTTTTAATGGGCCTAGTTCCTTCCCTGGAGAGAATGCCACCTGAAGTACTGGAGTACGTTCAATTCCAAATTCGAAAGGTCATATTTGACAATACTAATTTCACACTTAATTTGGAACCTGTTTAA
- the LOC115529684 gene encoding CD48 antigen isoform X4, translating into MWLPLLFFQLLRVVGSNQQVLGFLGGSVTLSPALDVTQRNISSIKWLILSNDTWIATYQGGKTKTNHFWQYRGRLHLDISSGDLTIKNLIRKDAMKYVLEVGFQGDEENSRKFVLRVEQRLAQPLVTKHHGWSEDGSCILRLQCFSPDPSVNFTWSTTPPATNRTLAKWLHPHSAFLLATMGEDDKVGFTCNTTTALESASHTLDVVCGREHTPTFFHGVLLGSCLGILLAMITYILRERIEASIYLLSHR; encoded by the exons ATGTGGCTTCCACTTCTCTTTTTCCAACTGCTCCGAG TGGTGGGATCGAACCAGCAGGTCCTCGGCTTCCTTGGAGGAAGCGTGACCCTGTCCCCTGCCCTAGATGTGACCCAGCGGAACATTTCCTCCATCAAATGGCTCATCCTGTCCAACGACACATGGATCGCGACCTACCAAGGAGGGAAAACCAAGACCAACCATTTCTGGCAGTACAGGGGAAGGCTCCACCTCGACATTTcatcag GTGACCTGACGATCAAAAATCTGATCAGAAAGGATGCCATGAAATACGTTTTGGAAGTGGGTTTCCAAGGAGATGAAGAAAACAGCCGCAAGTTCGTCCTCAGAGTTGAAC AACGCCTCGCGCAGCCCCTGGTCACCAAGCACCACGGCTGGTCGGAGGACGGCAGCTGCATCCTGAGGCTCCAGTGCTTCTCGCCGGACCCTTCCGTGAACTTCACCTGGAGCACCACGCCTCCCGCCACCAACCGGACCCTGGCCAAGTGGCTCCACCCACACTCCGCCTTCCTCCTGGCCACCATGGGAGAGGACGACAAGGTCGGCTTCACCTGCAACACCACCACAGCGCTGGAGTCTGCCAGCCACACTCTTGACGTCGTGTGTGGTCGAG AACACACTCCAACTTTTTTTCATGGTGTTCTCCTCGGGAGCTGCCTTGGTATTCTGCTTGCGATGATAACTTATATCCTCAGAG AAAGAATTGAAgcttctatttatttattatctcaTCG tTAA
- the LOC115529684 gene encoding CD48 antigen isoform X5, with amino-acid sequence MWLPLLFFQLLRVVGSNQQVLGFLGGSVTLSPALDVTQRNISSIKWLILSNDTWIATYQGGKTKTNHFWQYRGRLHLDISSGDLTIKNLIRKDAMKYVLEVGFQGDEENSRKFVLRVEQRLAQPLVTKHHGWSEDGSCILRLQCFSPDPSVNFTWSTTPPATNRTLAKWLHPHSAFLLATMGEDDKVGFTCNTTTALESASHTLDVVCGREHTPTFFHGVLLGSCLGILLAMITYILRVKGGRSNKR; translated from the exons ATGTGGCTTCCACTTCTCTTTTTCCAACTGCTCCGAG TGGTGGGATCGAACCAGCAGGTCCTCGGCTTCCTTGGAGGAAGCGTGACCCTGTCCCCTGCCCTAGATGTGACCCAGCGGAACATTTCCTCCATCAAATGGCTCATCCTGTCCAACGACACATGGATCGCGACCTACCAAGGAGGGAAAACCAAGACCAACCATTTCTGGCAGTACAGGGGAAGGCTCCACCTCGACATTTcatcag GTGACCTGACGATCAAAAATCTGATCAGAAAGGATGCCATGAAATACGTTTTGGAAGTGGGTTTCCAAGGAGATGAAGAAAACAGCCGCAAGTTCGTCCTCAGAGTTGAAC AACGCCTCGCGCAGCCCCTGGTCACCAAGCACCACGGCTGGTCGGAGGACGGCAGCTGCATCCTGAGGCTCCAGTGCTTCTCGCCGGACCCTTCCGTGAACTTCACCTGGAGCACCACGCCTCCCGCCACCAACCGGACCCTGGCCAAGTGGCTCCACCCACACTCCGCCTTCCTCCTGGCCACCATGGGAGAGGACGACAAGGTCGGCTTCACCTGCAACACCACCACAGCGCTGGAGTCTGCCAGCCACACTCTTGACGTCGTGTGTGGTCGAG AACACACTCCAACTTTTTTTCATGGTGTTCTCCTCGGGAGCTGCCTTGGTATTCTGCTTGCGATGATAACTTATATCCTCAGAG tTAAAGGAGGCCGGTCAAACA
- the LOC115529684 gene encoding CD48 antigen isoform X2, giving the protein MWLPLLFFQLLRVVGSNQQVLGFLGGSVTLSPALDVTQRNISSIKWLILSNDTWIATYQGGKTKTNHFWQYRGRLHLDISSGDLTIKNLIRKDAMKYVLEVGFQGDEENSRKFVLRVEQRLAQPLVTKHHGWSEDGSCILRLQCFSPDPSVNFTWSTTPPATNRTLAKWLHPHSAFLLATMGEDDKVGFTCNTTTALESASHTLDVVCGRGENVMDSQTCLSLSLSLSLFLFLFLSRSESIQRTHSNFFSWCSPRELPWYSACDDNLYPQS; this is encoded by the exons ATGTGGCTTCCACTTCTCTTTTTCCAACTGCTCCGAG TGGTGGGATCGAACCAGCAGGTCCTCGGCTTCCTTGGAGGAAGCGTGACCCTGTCCCCTGCCCTAGATGTGACCCAGCGGAACATTTCCTCCATCAAATGGCTCATCCTGTCCAACGACACATGGATCGCGACCTACCAAGGAGGGAAAACCAAGACCAACCATTTCTGGCAGTACAGGGGAAGGCTCCACCTCGACATTTcatcag GTGACCTGACGATCAAAAATCTGATCAGAAAGGATGCCATGAAATACGTTTTGGAAGTGGGTTTCCAAGGAGATGAAGAAAACAGCCGCAAGTTCGTCCTCAGAGTTGAAC AACGCCTCGCGCAGCCCCTGGTCACCAAGCACCACGGCTGGTCGGAGGACGGCAGCTGCATCCTGAGGCTCCAGTGCTTCTCGCCGGACCCTTCCGTGAACTTCACCTGGAGCACCACGCCTCCCGCCACCAACCGGACCCTGGCCAAGTGGCTCCACCCACACTCCGCCTTCCTCCTGGCCACCATGGGAGAGGACGACAAGGTCGGCTTCACCTGCAACACCACCACAGCGCTGGAGTCTGCCAGCCACACTCTTGACGTCGTGTGTGGTCGAG GTGAAAACGTTATGGACTCTcaaacctgtctctctctctctctctctctctctctctttctttttctctttctctctcgttctgaaTCAATCCAAAGAACACACTCCAACTTTTTTTCATGGTGTTCTCCTCGGGAGCTGCCTTGGTATTCTGCTTGCGATGATAACTTATATCCTCAGAG tTAA
- the LOC115529684 gene encoding CD48 antigen isoform X6 — MWLPLLFFQLLRVVGSNQQVLGFLGGSVTLSPALDVTQRNISSIKWLILSNDTWIATYQGGKTKTNHFWQYRGRLHLDISSGDLTIKNLIRKDAMKYVLEVGFQGDEENSRKFVLRVEQRLAQPLVTKHHGWSEDGSCILRLQCFSPDPSVNFTWSTTPPATNRTLAKWLHPHSAFLLATMGEDDKVGFTCNTTTALESASHTLDVVCGRVKGGRSNKRTSVETEENRTL, encoded by the exons ATGTGGCTTCCACTTCTCTTTTTCCAACTGCTCCGAG TGGTGGGATCGAACCAGCAGGTCCTCGGCTTCCTTGGAGGAAGCGTGACCCTGTCCCCTGCCCTAGATGTGACCCAGCGGAACATTTCCTCCATCAAATGGCTCATCCTGTCCAACGACACATGGATCGCGACCTACCAAGGAGGGAAAACCAAGACCAACCATTTCTGGCAGTACAGGGGAAGGCTCCACCTCGACATTTcatcag GTGACCTGACGATCAAAAATCTGATCAGAAAGGATGCCATGAAATACGTTTTGGAAGTGGGTTTCCAAGGAGATGAAGAAAACAGCCGCAAGTTCGTCCTCAGAGTTGAAC AACGCCTCGCGCAGCCCCTGGTCACCAAGCACCACGGCTGGTCGGAGGACGGCAGCTGCATCCTGAGGCTCCAGTGCTTCTCGCCGGACCCTTCCGTGAACTTCACCTGGAGCACCACGCCTCCCGCCACCAACCGGACCCTGGCCAAGTGGCTCCACCCACACTCCGCCTTCCTCCTGGCCACCATGGGAGAGGACGACAAGGTCGGCTTCACCTGCAACACCACCACAGCGCTGGAGTCTGCCAGCCACACTCTTGACGTCGTGTGTGGTCGAG tTAAAGGAGGCCGGTCAAACA